aagggagTATTTACGTAGAGTTAACTGTGTCGTCAGCTGACAGTTGCTAAAGTCCACCTTTATCCTGAAGCTCTAAAATACTGCTGAGCTTATCTTACTCCCGAAAAAGTATTTCATTGAATCTAAGTGGATCTGAGGTAAGGCTACTTTTCcacaaaaactacattttcgTGAATTAACTCACTGAAACAACACTTGTCCAACAACCGTGAGTGAACGaagttattttagtttatgctaatgctaaaattAGGTGATCTGGCAATCATTTTATCTTctagattaaaaataacaaagaaacatATATTTAATTGCTCCATATCATAAccatgtgaaataaaaaggtTGTACACTAAATATATAGTGTACAATATATTTAGTgtatactaaatatttaggttgtaCACTAAATatatagggggaaaaaagaaatgaacagttttgatattttacttatttgattttCTTCGGTTTTAACCTGTTATTCGTTtgcatatttctatttttaaaaagcatgtttttaatctgtctAAGAATTTCCATCATTGTTCTAGTGGAAAcaatatttgatataaatatatttttaatttaataaaaggaGTGTTGACACAATGTTTTATGTGAGAGCATTGCTTTGGGTTAAAATGGCTAATTCTTGCTGTTGCTTCACTAGAGAAACTACTACGTGACAATTATCTGGGAAATAGAAATTGTGTACTTTCCGTCAGGTTTCAACAATGGAGAATGAAGGAGAAGTGAAAGCTGATGAGGAAAAAGCTGAGTCATTTCCGCAAACACAGCAGCTGTGCCGCTTACTTCTCCCAAGGACGACACTGTCATTTTGGCAAGAGGTGTAGATTTCTGCATGTAAGAGAAGATGGAAAAGATCATGAGTCACCCAGCCAGCTTGATTTTACTCCCTCAAACTCTCAGGGCTGTGGTCAACTTAAGGGAGACAATTCGGCACTTACCCACAACCCAAAGTTTGCGCCAGGTTCTGCCCGCCGCCCTTGTCGCTACTTTCTCTCTGGACATTGTACCATGGAGGACAGATGTCGCTTCTGGCACCCGCCAGCAGTTACCTCCATTGGACGACCCGTCTGCTGCTGCTATTCAGAGTAAATCCACACCCCGCCATCCTCCGGTGCCCCATCCCGGTGGCCTGCAGGAGGTGAAGCTGTGCGAAATGACTGAGGACATGGCGAAGCAGCTGCGAGACACAGAGATCAAGCAGCTGAAGAAGCGTTTCCCCAAAGATCAACTGATTATTCAGGAGAGAAGTGACGGCAAACTGACATACTACAGGGCATCTGTAGAGGCCACTGATCCAGACTGGGTAACATTCTTGttgttcattaaaaacattatttttatagtttagtTATACAgttatttttatagtttatccaggtacattttattattgtgaaTGAACAAACATGGGTCGTGGTACTGGATCTAAATCCCGCCTGTAGAAACAAGtgatttgatcatttatttttgtgttattacAGCCTTATGATCTCAAAGAAGTTGACATCATGGTTAGCTTCCCAGACAACTACCCCCTTGAGGTAAAGAACCCAGTTTTACCTCTAAGAAAACATAACACAATATCATGTTAACTGCTTGACATGCAATAAACACCTCTTGATCTTTATGTTTCACAGATTTTTACATTAGAGATCCCACTGGACCAGAACTTACCTTCAGTCATGGCAAagtagatgattttttttttttttaacacgtACAGTTAAGTGTTGTCTGTAATATTACATGCATTTCTGTACATGTTTGGCTGTACAGGCATGTGCAGCAAGCGTCTTTGGAGTGGCTTCAGGCTAAGCATGCTACCAATCAGCTACTGGGAAAGGTGGAGCTGCTGTTTCGTCCGTTTCTTCGCTGGCTGGATCGGAGCTTGGAGAGACTGTTCACCGAAGGAGCCAGACAGGTGAGGCTGAAGTCTGCAAGGGAAAATTCagtaaaaattaatcaaaataattatttgtgaGGTCTGGATACGTGTGAAAAGGGGCAATTAAAcatggaaagaagaaaaattcttcaatttgttttacttcttttttttaactgatctaatagtttgtggtttttacaagtgtttttatttcaagccTGACCTCTACAGAAATAGCTGAAAAGTTGGTCATTATAAATGTGGGAATCAGtacaattgtttttaaaaatactagAAATTAGTCCTCATATCCCATTAATTGAACCTTGGATTATTTAGATAAAAGAATATTCAGGATTGAATATGCGCAGTCTAACTGTGCATATGTGACTTGCAAAAGAgattggaaaatattttcagtctcTAGATTTGCAGGACTGTCAGACATCCACTTATTGCctgcaacatttttatagattaaaaaaatgatgaaaaggtTGTATTTGGAGGAAATCTGACTGCCATGATAGAGGGTCGGCTCTCCTTTCCTTCCTTGTAATTCTCCTTGAAGTGTTTACTACAGAACTCGATGAAGATACAATTCATCAATCCTTGCTGTTTTGCCTTTGTTCTAGCTTAAGAAAGACGTTGATTTAGAAAAAGCCGGCCTGCAGTTCATAACATACCAGGAACTCCAGATTTCCGTGACTGAAACCTCTGACCCTGCTTCTGGTGTCGCCGCTGATGAGGGCGTCCGTACCTCGACTGAAAAGACAGAAGATGTGGAATCCGAGGAAGAAGAGCACCAGAATCCCATACAGAGTGATGAAGGTCAGCTGCAGGATGAAGATGCGAGCCATCTGGTGGAGAACATCAAAATCAGCGATCCCCGCAGAGGCACCGAAGTCAAGCTGCAGGGCCTCAGTCTGGGGGAAAACACTGCCACCGTTATTGCCCAACAGATTACTGTTTGTCTGCAGTGTAACAGGTAATTTATTcagaacacaaaaaaattatttcttttcttttgatcTGATTCTGAGAGTTAAACCTGACCCCTTGCTGCTTGTTGCTGGCTTCAGGTGTAAGGTGACTGCAGATCTGACTCTTACTGGAAGGACAGCCTGCTCAGCTCAGTGTGAAAAGTGTAATGCGGGCATAAATGCCGCATTCAGGCCCTGCATGATCCACCATTACAGTGACGTCCTGGGATACCTGGACCTTCAAAACGCCACCGCCTCTGACCTTGTACTTCAGGACTGCGACCTAACTGTAGGATGCCTCAGCTGCTCTCAGGAGATCCCAGTGGAGGTGATGAACATAAGAAAAGGCCATCAAAGAAGGGCAGAGTACATATAATGTA
Above is a window of Xiphophorus hellerii strain 12219 chromosome 2, Xiphophorus_hellerii-4.1, whole genome shotgun sequence DNA encoding:
- the LOC116710103 gene encoding LOW QUALITY PROTEIN: uncharacterized protein LOC116710103 (The sequence of the model RefSeq protein was modified relative to this genomic sequence to represent the inferred CDS: deleted 3 bases in 3 codons), giving the protein MENEGEVKADEEKAESFPQTQQLCRYFSQGRHCHFGKRCRFLHVREDGKDHESPSQLDFTPSNSQGCGQLKGDNSALTHNPKFAPGSARRPCRYFLSGHCTMEDRCRFWHPQQLPPLDDPSAAAIQSKSTPRHPPVPHPGGLQEVKLCEMTEDMAKQLRDTEIKQLKKRFPKDQLIIQERSDGKLTYYRASVEATDPDWPYDLKEVDIMVSFPDNYPLEIFTLEIPLDQNLPSVMAKHVQQASLEWLQAKHATNQLLGKVELLFRPFLRWLDRSLERLFTEGARQLKKDVDLEKAGLQFITYQELQISVTETSDPASGVAADEGVRTSTEKTEDVESEEEEHQNPIQSDEGQLQDEDASHLVENIKISDPRRGTEVKLQGLSLGENTATVIAQQITVCLQCNRCKVTADLTLTGRTACSAQCEKCNAGINAAFRPCMIHHYSDVLGYLDLQNATASDLVLQDCDLTVGCLSCSQEIPVENVFYGQTKEFNCENCHSKLSILAESTRFQYIQPRSSSKTGPSADGYKSIRDPAVQKGKPLPDKGTCKHFKQSHRWLRFPCCGRAYACNVCHDENQDHPMELATRMICGFCAKEQPYGNGKPCISCGSMMTRGTHTSHWEGGLGCRNKVKMSRNDRQKYASTNKTVSKKAASEKK